From one Rhopalosiphum padi isolate XX-2018 chromosome 2, ASM2088224v1, whole genome shotgun sequence genomic stretch:
- the LOC132919029 gene encoding troponin C, isoallergen Bla g 6.0101-like has protein sequence MSEPERQPTASEQYRDNGDGDDDDDDQQEQLPEAEPSNDDVDYGPPGPRLPVELLSEAHAAFAMFSDGGDRMNVRQLYKALRALGVDATDDDIITVVEEYDSKGRGYITRNQWTASMARRWAEDGARRRRFRAMLAAGDPTFTGQVTVDHVRAVINEFDPRAVTAVDVQEMVTTMDYAGTGMIDYDDFMDTMVRPAPLDRYH, from the coding sequence ATGTCCGAGCCCGAACGGCAGCCGACTGCGTCGGAACAGTACCGCGACAATGGTGACggtgacgacgatgacgacgaccaGCAGGAACAACTGCCCGAGGCAGAACCATCGAACGATGACGTCGATTACGGGCCTCCCGGGCCCAGGCTACCCGTGGAATTGTTGTCTGAGGCACACGCGGCTTTTGCAATGTTCAGCGACGGCGGCGACCGGATGAACGTCAGGCAACTGTACAAGGCGCTGCGCGCGCTCGGCGTGGACGCGACCGACGATGACATCATCACCGTGGTGGAAGAATACGATTCGAAAGGCCGCGGCTACATCACTCGCAACCAGTGGACGGCGTCCATGGCGCGCCGTTGGGCCGAAGACGGAGCTCGGCGCCGGCGGTTCCGCGCCATGCTGGCGGCCGGCGATCCGACGTTCACCGGCCAGGTGACGGTCGACCACGTGCGCGCCGTGATTAACGAATTCGACCCGAGAGCGGTGACGGCCGTAGATGTGCAGGAGATGGTGACCACCATGGACTATGCCGGTACAGGAATGATCGACTACGACGATTTCATGGACACGATGGTCCGACCGGCCCCGCTGGACAGATATCACTAG
- the LOC132921017 gene encoding uncharacterized protein LOC132921017: MDKRDMDNMTNASNRKQPLKTTVSMPILGQSSTNNDEIRRDRRQPIINTDEMSALPDSGDDDDQPRTPLTKSTSCYVQQTDGQLMTNKLSRADDQ, from the coding sequence ATGGATAAACGCGATATGGACAACATGACGAACGCATCAAACCGCAAACAACCGCTGAAAACGACCGTTAGCATGCCGATACTTGGTCAGAGTAGTACAAATAACGATGAAATCCGTCGTGACAGGCGTCAGCCAATAATCAATACGGATGAGATGTCCGCACTTCCGGACAGCGGAGACGACGATGATCAACCGAGGACTCCTTTGACCAAGTCGACAAGCTGCTACGTGCAACAGACAGATGGACAACTGATGACCAACAAACTGTCCCGAGCCGATGATCAATAA
- the LOC132919303 gene encoding RNA-binding protein 5-like — translation MDAEFVVKDTCGYDSNDEVNSSTRRSVEMDLVAYDSSPRSNGSNHSINNEQSVDTSNNKTNWYKSVDSFLDTEKSRERGRSRDHSQKSKHDKSSSRHGSRRRSKHKKHHRSRSRSRSRSRSRSQKRRSRYSPGDRDSQTSQYSSDEERRKRRSRSLEGSDGPRVRNIYSDSATTSTRRHYNTVDTRRNQDGSQEYYREEDFDRYTFKKQIPNKTIIVRGLAPHISEIDIRKEILKCGLTPVDIRLIRKKDTGSSRGFAFVEFFTKAEAETLMESKQGEMMLRDNFRAIMQYTISTIDPEKMLSDWWCKCNAHNFKRRESCFVCGASREVGEIFDHTKEVSSYPTHTVLLRGLELFTTEENVLKAIQPLSTLPIRSVRIGRNPLTNVSKGLCYLEMNNVVDAMYLHNALIVEDPLLIDGKEVLVSYCKLGPVGPIATASMGNAAVEAAKWSNQKPETPNYTIADVPRLAEFSANIYAKTPVERTSYVQYYTNFYTEKIQKGETISMPSIPSVQPISAAYAPVGTVVMSQAVPAFPLPITNKVDPLSQPPSGKGDTTYSPPDLSTYQYDKGSGYYYDPYTKLYYDANSQYYFNSFTNSFLYWDATKQTYLSAPSNENSNSDGSNINNESKKEETPVEEKKDDDKVKVAKRIAKDMEKWAKTLNQKKISAKHNLVAAQVAMQTAKTQAAADIGYSVMGTKTEPKKQQLPVASTSDDTSYNDEIMEEANRSEDEQHTDWIKLACLLCKRQFSSKEILIKHQQMSDLHKQNIRNWYNERGLDPDDESKRVIQYRDRAKERRMKYNEPDKPLNNLKDKYMKAKEATVDYEQPTKLGIGSDNKGNKLLQKMGWQEGMGLGKSNQGRTTIIEAEGRLANAGLGTRAVGVVPGPRETYKDCVKKMMRYRYNESE, via the coding sequence ATGGACGCAGAGTTTGTGGTCAAGGATACGTGTGGTTATGATTCAAATGATGAGGTAAACTCATCTACTAGACGAAGTGTTGAAATGGACTTGGTAGCTTATGATTCATCTCCTCGTTCAAATGGATCTAATCATAGCATCAACAATGAACAAAGTGTAGACacttcaaataataaaactaattggtATAAATCTGTAGATTCATTTCTGGATACTGAAAAAAGTAGAGAAAGAGGCAGAAGTCGAGATCATAGTCAAAAAAGTAAACATGATAAAAGTTCGAGTAGACACGGTAGTAGGAGACGTAGCAAACATAAAAAACACCATAGGTCAAGATCAAGGAGTAGGTCTAGATCTAGGTCTAGATCACAAAAACGGAGAAGTAGATATTCTCCTGGTGATCGTGACTCTCAAACAAGTCAATATAGTAGTGATGAAGAACGTCGAAAACGTCGTTCAAGAAGCCTTGAAGGTTCTGATGGGCCAAGAGTTAGAAACATATATTCAGATTCAGCTACTACTAGTACTCGACGTCACTATAATACTGTAGACACAAGAAGAAATCAAGATGGATCACAAGAATATTATCGTGAAGAAGATTTTGATAGATACacgtttaaaaaacaaattccgaataaaactattattgttcGTGGTTTAGCTCCTCATATATCAGAAATTGATATaagaaaagaaatattaaaatgtggtCTTACACCTGTTGATATACGTCTAATTAGAAAAAAAGATACTGGGTCATCTCGTGGGTTTGCATTTGTAGAATTTTTTACAAAAGCTGAAGCTGAAACACTAATGGAAAGTAAACAGGGTGAAATGATGTTGAGAGATAATTTTAGGGCAATTATGCAGTATACTATTTCTACAATTGACCctgaaaaaatgttatctgaTTGGTGGTGTAAATGCAATGCTCATAATTTTAAGCGCAGAGAAAGCTGCTTTGTGTGTGGAGCTTCAAGAGAAGTGGGAGAAATATTTGATCACACTAAAGAAGTTAGTTCTTATCCTACGCATACAGTTTTACTTCGAGGACTAGAATTGTTTACAACTGAAGAAAATGTTCTTAAAGCTATACAGCCACTATCAACACTGCCTATTCGAAGTGTTAGAATCGGTCGAAATCCATTGACAAATGTCTCTAAAGGTCTTTGTTACTTAGAAATGAACAATGTGGTTGATGCTATGTATCTCCATAATGCATTAATTGTAGAAGATCCATTGCTTATTGACGGAAAAGAAGTTCTTGTGTCATATTGTAAACTTGGACCAGTCGGACCAATAGCTACTGCTTCAATGGGTAATGCTGCAGTTGAAGCAGCTAAATGGAGCAATCAGAAACCAGAAACTCCAAACTATACTATTGCTGATGTACCTAGGCTTGCAGAATTTAGTGCaaatatttatgcaaaaacTCCTGTTGAACGAACTtcatatgtacaatattacactaatttttacactgaaaaaatacaaaaaggaGAGACTATTAGTATGCCTTCTATACCATCCGTACAACCTATTTCGGCTGCTTATGCACCTGTTGGGACCGTTGTTATGTCACAAGCTGTTCCAGCTTTTCCATTACCTATTACTAATAAGGTTGATCCTTTAAGTCAACCTCCATCTGGGAAAGGAGATACCACATACTCTCCACCTGATTTATCTACTTATCAATATGACAAAGGATCTGGTTATTATTATGACCCATACACAAAGCTCTATTACGATGCAAACTCacagtattattttaacagttttacAAATAGTTTTCTTTATTGGGATGCTACAAAACAAACTTATTTATCAGCACCTTCAAATGAAAATTCAAATTCTGATGGAAGTAATATCAATAACGAATCTAAAAAAGAAGAGACTCCagtagaagaaaaaaaagatgATGACAAAGTAAAAGTAGCAAAACGTATTGCCAAAGATATGGAAAAGTGGGCAAAAACATTAAATCAAAAGAAAATTTCTGCTAAACACAATTTAGTAGCAGCTCAAGTTGCAATGCAAACTGCTAAAACTCAAGCTGCAGCAGATATTGGGTATTCTGTGATGGGTACTAAAACAGAACCTAAAAAACAGCAATTACCAGTTGCTTCCACATCTGATGACACTAGTTACAATGATGAAATTATGGAAGAAGCTAATCGAAGCGAAGATGAACAACATACTGATTGGATAAAACTTGCTTGTCTATTATGTAAACGACAATTTAGTAGCAAAGAAATACTAATAAAACATCAACAAATGTCTGACttacataaacaaaatattagaaattggTACAACGAGAGAGGATTAGATCCAGATGATGAATCAAAACGGGTTATTCAGTATAGGGATAGAGCAAAAGAAAGAAGGATGAAATATAATGAGCCTGATAAACCTTTAAATAACCTAAAAGACAAGTACATGAAAGCTAAAGAAGCTACCGTGGATTATGAACAACCAACTAAATTGGGTATTGGATCAGACAACAAAGGTAATAAATTACTACAGAAAATGGGTTGGCAAGAAGGAATGGGACTAGGTAAAAGTAATCAAGGACGAACAACTATAATAGAAGCTGAAGGTAGATTAGCAAATGCTGGATTAGGTACTAGGGCTGTTGGTGTGGTTCCAGGCCCTCGTGAAACATACAAAGATTGTGTGAAGAAAATGATGCGTTATAGATATAATGAATCAGAGTAA